Below is a window of Agreia sp. COWG DNA.
CGACGAACTCACCCGCCACGGCGTCGACGTCGTCACCAACGCCCGCGTCGAGGGCATCACCCGCATCGATGGCCACCTCACCGTGACCGGCGTCCAAAACGGGCAGGACTACGCCCGCACCGCCGACCTCGTGCTCTTGGTCGTCGGAGTGCACCCGAACACCAGCCTGCTCACCGACGCAGGAGCGTCCACTGGGCCGGGCGGAGCGGTCGTCGTCGACGAGCAGATGCGCACCGGCCTGCCCCACGTGTTTGCGGCCGGCGACGGCGTGATCACCCACCACCGCCTGCTCGGCATTACCTACCTTCCGCTTGGAACCACCGCGCACAAGCAGGGCCGCGTTGCCGGAGAGAACGCGATCGGCGGCAACGCCCGCTTCGCCGGCAGTCTCGGCACCCAGGTCGTGAAGGTCTTCGATCTCGTGGCCGCCCGTACCGGACTCCGCGATCACGAGGCCATCGCAGCCGGCTTCACGCCCCTCAGCGGCACCGCAATCGCAGACGATCACAAGGCGTACTACCCGGGCGCGAAACCGCTCAGCATCCGAATCACGGGAGACACCGACAATGGGCTCCTCCTCGGGGCGCAACTCGTCGGAGCGCGCGGCGCCGAAATCGCCAAGCGTGTCGACACCTACGCCACCGCGCTGCACCACTCGATGACCATCGAGGCGATGAGCGACCTCGACCTCTCCTACACGCCCCCGCTCGGCTCACCATGGGACGCCGTTCAGGTCGCAACCCAGGCGTGGAGTCGGGAGCTGCGCACTCGGACTGCCGCACCGACCGAATCGTAGGCATGCCGGATTGGGTAGAGGGCGGTACTGTCAGCGAGTGACCAACAACGACATGGCCGCCCTGACCGATGCCAGCAAGCAACGCTCGTTGCCTCTCGCCTTTGTGATCGGGGCTGTCGTCGGAATTCTGGGCGGCATGATCGGGCTCGGCGGTGCCGAATTCCGGCTCCCTCTGCTGATCGGCTTGTTCGGATTCGTCGCGCTGCAAGCGGTCATTTTGAACAAAGCGATGAGCCTGATTGTCGTTCTTACTGCCCTTCCGGCACGGCTGCTCGGGGTGCCGTTGGCTGACGTCACTCCGTTCTGGTTCGTCGTCGTCAACCTCCTGATCGGCAGCCTCATCGGGGCCTGGGTCGGGGCGAACTGGGCCACGAAGATCGCGTCCAAGACGCTCTACAGAGTCCTCGCGATCCTTCTGCTCGCGATCGCCGCGCTCCTGGTGGTAACCCATTTCGTCACCGTCGAGTCCGCGAACCTCCCGCCGACCACGCAATGGGTGATCGGCATACTCGCTGGCTTCGTGATCGGAGTCGTCGCCGCGCTCATGGGTGTTGCCGGCGGCGAACTCCTCATCCCCACGATCGTGCTGCTCTACGGTGTCGACATCAAGATCGCGGGCACACTCTCGCTCGCAGTGT
It encodes the following:
- a CDS encoding FAD-dependent oxidoreductase translates to MHLVAIGGSDAGISTALRARELNPSVDVTVVVADSYPNFSICGIPYYFSREVNPWQSLAHRTHADLEATGMQLRLDTLATSIDVAGQQLTVRDANGQESTIAYDELMVGTGASPSTAGIAGVGPGGLGPDDGVHVLHSMGDTFALERYLDEHQPETAIIVGAGYVGLEMAEALTIRGLRVTQLQRGPEVLSTLDPELGSLVHDELTRHGVDVVTNARVEGITRIDGHLTVTGVQNGQDYARTADLVLLVVGVHPNTSLLTDAGASTGPGGAVVVDEQMRTGLPHVFAAGDGVITHHRLLGITYLPLGTTAHKQGRVAGENAIGGNARFAGSLGTQVVKVFDLVAARTGLRDHEAIAAGFTPLSGTAIADDHKAYYPGAKPLSIRITGDTDNGLLLGAQLVGARGAEIAKRVDTYATALHHSMTIEAMSDLDLSYTPPLGSPWDAVQVATQAWSRELRTRTAAPTES
- a CDS encoding sulfite exporter TauE/SafE family protein: MAALTDASKQRSLPLAFVIGAVVGILGGMIGLGGAEFRLPLLIGLFGFVALQAVILNKAMSLIVVLTALPARLLGVPLADVTPFWFVVVNLLIGSLIGAWVGANWATKIASKTLYRVLAILLLAIAALLVVTHFVTVESANLPPTTQWVIGILAGFVIGVVAALMGVAGGELLIPTIVLLYGVDIKIAGTLSLAVSLPTMLVAFARYSRDNSFAVLGQNKGFLTAMTAGSITGTLLGGLLLGVVPSIIIVPLLAILLVLSSWKVWHHR